The Leptospira paudalimensis region ACAACTGTAGCGATCAAAACTTCAGGTGTTGCGAAAGGATCAAAAGCTGGTGGTCAGTTCGAACACTTAGTTCACGAAATCAAAGTTAAGTCTACTCCAGAAGATCTTACTGACGTAATCACTGTTGATGTAAGTGGTCTTGATGTGGGAATGATGATTAAAGTTTCTGAACTTCCACACCCAAAATCATGGGAAATCTTAGTGAATGGTGATCCGATTGTTGCATCATGTAACAAAACGAAAGCGATCCTAGCAGCAGAACGTGCTGAAAAAGCAGAAGCTGATGCAAAAGGCAAACCAGCAGCTAAAAAAGCGGCTAAGAAGTAAGAACTACTTTTAAGAACCAATGAAGTTAATTGTAGGGCTGGGAAATCCTGGCGATAAGTATAACAACAATCGATCTAACATTGGTTTTAAGATTCTCGATGTCATTGCGAACAACATTGGCATCGAAATCAAAACTAAAAAGAAAAAATCACTCATTGGACGAGGCGACTTTGAAGGGGATGAAGTGGTTTTACTCAAACCACAAACCTTCAGCGAACTCTCTGGTGAGTCTGTCCTCTACATTGCCTCCTTTCTCAAAATCCAAGTCAAAGACATCGTTGTGATCCACGAAGATGTGGGACTGGAACTAGGCCAAATCGTAGTCACAAAAGGGGGCGAAAATGACACAAATCCTGGGGTAAACTCGATTTCTGTCTCATTACGTTCTCCTAACTTCATTCGCATTCGGATCGGCGTTCTTAATTCTAGCTACAATCCGAAAAAAAGAGAAGATTTTTTACGTGAAGATTTTGAGCCTTTAGAGAACCTGAGTTTGATACAGATCATCAATGACGCCGAAGCGGCGATTCGTTCGATTTCCATGGGGGATATCGACGAAGTGATTCAGAAATATCACCTTTGATTGTAGTCTAATCTTCGGAAGTCTTACATGAATAAAAACATCAAAACCGTATTCCTATTTTTACTCGTATTCCTTGTCATTTTGGCAACGGTTTACAAAGGCCAAGACTTTGCCGGTAAACCCGACGAAATCAGTTATTCCGATTTTTTGAATATGGTAGAACCCATTGAAGGAAAAAAACCCATTGGGAAAATCACTTCTAAAGATGGGAAAGACATTTCATCCAAACAACAAATCATCATTGATAAAGAACTCATTGAAGGTTGGTACATTCCTGAAAACAGTAAGGACAACAAACCAAAACCTTTCAAAACCAATGTAGCACAAGTGAACGATGATTTGGTGACAAAACTTCGTAAGTCACGCCTTAGTTTTACTGCAAAGTCCACTGAAGAAAATAAATTTTGGAGTGTTGTATCAGGTATCATTCCTTGGTTATTCGCTCTTGGGATCATTTGGTTTATCATGATGCGCCAACTCCAAGCATCTGGTAACAAAGCATTTACTTTTGGTAAATCTCGTGCCAAAATGAATGTGGATCCAAAAGTAAAAGTAACCTTTAATGATGTTGCTGGTTGTGAAGAAGCAAAAGTTGAACTTCTCGAAATCATTGAATTTTTAAAAGATCCAAAAAAATTCCAAGCCATTGGTGCAAGGATTCCTAAAGGAGTTCTCCTCGTTGGTCCTCCAGGTACTGGTAAAACCTTACTTGCAAAAGCTGTTGCTGGTGAAGCTGGTGTTCCTTTTTTCTCCATCTCTGGTTCTGACTTTGTGGAAATGTTTGTGGGTGTCGGTGCATCACGTGTGCGAGATCTTTTTGACCAAGGAAAGAAAAATGCACCTTGTATCATCTTCATTGATGAGATTGATGCAGTTGGTCGCCTTCGTGGTGCAGGACTCGGTGGTGGACACGACGAAAGAGAACAGACCCTCAATCAGATGTTAGTTGAGATGGATGGATTCGAAATGAATGAAGGTGTCATCGTGATGGCGGCCACAAACCGTGCTGATGTCCTTGACCCAGCCCTCCTTCGTCCAGGTCGTTTCGACAGACAAGTGATTGTAGACCTCCCAGACCTAAAAGGCCGTGAAGAGATCTTAGCCGTTCATGCAAAAAAAGTGCCTCTTGTTTCTGATATTTCTTTAAACTCCATTGCTCGCGGAACTCCTGGATTTACAGGGGCAGATCTTGCGAACCTCATCAACGAAGCAGCACTTCTTGCTGCACGTCGTAACAAAAAACGTGTGACCCAAGAAGAACTGGAAGAAGCTCGTGATAAGGTGATGATGGGACCGGAACGTAAGTCGATGTTCATCTCGGACAAAGAGAAAGAAATGACAGCTTACCATGAAGCGGGTCACGCTCTTCTTGGCACCTTACTGCCGTATACCGAACCAGTTCATAAAGTCACCATCATCCCACGCGGAAGAGCACTTGGACTCACTCAATCCCTTCCAGTGGAAGACAGACATTCCTATCGTAAAAACTATTGTTTGGATCGAATTGTGATGTCAATGGGTGGATACATCGCAGAAGAACTCATCTTTGGTGATCCTTCCAATGGATCTTCCAATGACATCCAACAAGCAACCAACATTGCACGACGTATGGTGTGTGAATGGGGTATGTCTGAAAAACTCGGAACCATCCACTATGGATCGGGTGAGTCTTCACCGTTTATGGGAAGGGACTATGGGCATACAAGCAAACCTTACTCAGAAGAATTTGCTGCCATGATTGACCAAGAAGTAAAACGTATCATCCAAACTTGTCTCGACAAAGGACGTGATTTGGTGAAAAAGAACCAAAAGAAATTGGATGCGATTGCAAAGGCACTTCTTGCAAAAGAAACCATTGATGCACAGGAATTAACAGATATCGTACAACCTTCTTTTGATAAATTTTCTGATTCAAAACCAGGTGTTGGATCCAAAAAAGGAAAAGGATCTTCTGCTACAAAACCAGCTTATTCGGCTTAATGAAGTATTGGCTCTTTAAAACAGAACCAGATGTTTTTTCCATCGACGACCTAATACGAGAAAAACTCTCGTATTGGGAGGGAGTCAGAAATTACCAAGCACGTAATTACCTTCGCGATGAAGTTAAGTTAGGTGACTTGGTTTTATTTTACCACAGTCGTTTAGAACCCCCAGGTGTTGTGGGTATCGCTGAAGTCGCAAAAGAAGCGAGTCCCGACCCTTACCAATTTGACCCGAATCACAAATACTTTGATCCCAAACTGAAAGGCAAGGAACCTCGGTGGTTTGGCGTTCACCTCAAACCTCATACCAAATTCAAAGAAATGATCTCACTCGATCTTTTGAAAAAAACAAAAGGTTTAGAATCGATGGTTGTCACACAGAAAGGATCGAGATTATCGATCCAACCTGTGACAAAAAAGGAATTTGAGATTGTTACAAAATTAGCAGGCGTTACTGTAAAGTAATCAATTAAGGTTTACCAGTAAAAACCTGCACCGCTTTGACTTTGTCTACATCAAAGAATTTTTTATCCTTATAAAAGTAAGCCCCTGCTCCCATATAATTAAACTCTGGATTGAGAATATTCTTTCTGTGTCCTGGAGAATTGAACCAGATTTCTACCACTGCTTTTGCTAAACTTAAATAGGTATGATTTGGGATTGGTGTTCCTGCCTTTGTGTAACTGAAAAATGGTCCGCCATTTTGTGCAGGTGTGAAAACAGGTCGTCCACTTTGGTATTGGATTCCAAATGCATTGATGATATTTTCAGCGGAATAAGTTTCTGAAAAACCTACTAAATCCAATCGATCCCTTAGAGTTTCTTTTCCATTTACAGTGCTTGTATGCGAATAAAAATCATAAGTCACCATGTCCTGTGCATGTCCAAAGGCAGCTTGTTCGCAACGTTCTGAATACTTAAATGGTCGTAAGCCTAATTGTTTTCTTTCTTTTGATGTTACATAAAAGATAGCAGCATTTAACAAAGGATAGTCTACTTTTGCAAAATCAATTGTCGCATTTGCAGGGCCATAGGAAGGAAATGTATCCTCATTAAAAGACTCATATTGTTCTACTTTCCATTTATCGGAATCGGGAAGTTCCCTTCCATCTTCGATACTTTCTAAAAATGCTAAATTAGGATCTTGTTTTTCAACAACTTGTTCTACTTTTTTAGGTTCTTCCACCACTACAACAGGAGCCTTTTTGACTTCCGGAGTTTTGCACAAAGTGAATACAAAAAGAGCTAAAAAACTAATTCCTAAAAGAGAAGGATTTTTTTGTTTTGGTGTTTGGTTTGTGTTTGTTTGTAATTTCATGACAACTCCTATAAGTAACGGTTATAATCTTGTACGACATTATGGATGAGATTTTTTTCTTTATTGTATTGGATGGTTTTTGCTTCTTTGATTCCAGTTTCCCAAATAAACATAAATGGAATTCCAAACAATGTAGAATGTTTTTGCCTGTATTTTTCTCGGCCAATCAGTTTATCGTTTAAATAAAAATCTGCATGTAACACACGTTCTTTCGAGTAAATAGACGGTAATAATCCTGCAGTTCCTATCATAAAGATTGTTGATATCGACGAAACCCAGAAATGTTCGTATTCATTCACTTCACTGGTGTAAATGTCAATGTGATGGTTTGCTCTGACACCATCTGACAATACTCTGCCAAAATAACCAGTTTCCGAGAGATATTTTGTATATAATGCTGTGATTTCCCTTTTGTTTTTATTGTTTTCAGGAGTGGAAACTTTGATGGATAACAGTGGGATTTGTTGTTTAAAATCGGGTCTTGTGACAATAGGCACATCTTCACTCATATAATTATAACAAGATGAGAGAAAAAAAAGGGAACATAAGACTAGTAGTGCGAATTTTCGAAATCGAATCATAATCCGTGAGAAGGCTAACGGATGAGAAACCAAGGAAAAGTCTTTTTTTTAAAACTTAGAAAAATCCACAATGTGCAATTGGTGCAAAAGGAATCCTCCCACAACGGTAAAAAAGACCCATGCCACGATGGAAATGGACCCACCTATTTTTACCATTTCTAAACTCCGAATGCCACCATAACTGAAAGCCAATGCATTGGGAGGAGTTGAGACAGGTAATGGCATCGCGAGAGAGGCACCTATGGTTGCGCCAATGGCCGCCGGTAAAATGAGATCCGTAGGAAGTCCCATGGTAATGGGTAAGATCAAATTTGCAACACTTGTGTTACTAAGAAAACAAGAGAGAAACAAAGACAAAATCGAAAAAAATAAAAACAATCCTAACTGACTTGAGTCACCTAACATTAACAAGGTAACAAAATGTTTGGCAAGTCCGGTTTCTTCAAAAGCTTTTCCGAGAGCAATTCCACCTCCCATAAGGATTAAAACATCCCACGATAAATTTCGAAATTCCTTTAGATCCAAAAGGGAAAATCCAAAAAAAACAATCACTGGAAATAATGCGACAGTTCCATTGGAAATTCCATGCCAATCAGAACTAATCCATCCGAGAATTGTGATAAGAATGATCACAATCGAGATCAGTTTTCTTTGGGAAGAAACAGACGTGTTCTCCTCTTGCACTTGGATCAATCGAATTGATTGGATGGATTTTTCTTTTTTTAGGTACACAATGTACAAAATTCCAGCAAGAGCCAAAACGGAAAGGATGAAGACTGGAAACGCAAACGCCATCCAATCCAAAAATCCAATCTGAAACCCTTTTTCTTGTAAATAGGCAATTCCAATCACATTGGGAAGGGTTCCAACTGGTGTTCCAATCCCACCTAAATTTGCGGAAAAAGGAACCATAAACAAAATTGATTTTCGTAAAGGGCTATTCTCATCCAAAGATTTCATCATGGAAGAGACAAGTCCTAACATCATGGCGGCTGTTGCCGTATTGTTCATCCAACAAGACAAAAAGGCAGTGGCAAAACCTAATGATAAAACGAGTAAAAATGCTGAACCTTTCGTATTTTTGATCACAAATTTAGCAATGGTCACATCAAGACCATAAAAACTGATCGCACTGGAGATCACAAAACCACCTAAGAAGAGTAAGATGGTCTCCGAAAAATAACAAGATAAAAAAGTAATCGTTTTTGGAGCACCTGGACCCCAACCTGGAATCAACCAAACCAACTCTAAAAAAAGAACCAAAAATCCTGTGACATATAATGGGATGAGTTCAGTGACCCAAAGGAAGGAAACAACCAGAGCAATTGCTAAATTGATTTCTTGGGCGGGGGTGAGTCCGAGCCACGATTGGTATAAGCCAAAGATGGCTGGAAAAATGGAAAGAGTCGAAAATAGAAGACCTGCTCGAATCATTGTGACTTGACGATTTATACTCACCTGATACTTTTTCGATAGACTCAATTCGTTTCAAGCAAACAAATACAATGAGACTTTCCCGAAATATTTAAATGTTAATTTTTTATGCAAATAACCTATAACGACTTAAAACAAGCAGTTTTGGGTAGTGGCCCAATGGGTATCATTATCGCTTCCATACTGGCTGAAAAGTATGATTCTATCACTTTGTGGATACCTGACAAAGAATTTGTTGAGCTCCTAAAGAAACGCCGCCAAACAGAAATTATGGGAAAGACAATAGAACTTCCCGATCACATTGACATCGTGTCAAGTTTAGATGCATTTGGGCGAGATGATTGGGCATTTCATATAGCTGTTCCTTCCCGATCATTTTTGGACAGTGTCCATAGTCTCATTGAAGTTTTAGAACCATTTAATAATTATGTATTTTCTTTTTTAACAAAAGGAATTTTGGATTCTAAAAATCGTAAAAAAACAGGATTCATCACTTACTCTCAATATTTACAAAACTACTTAAGTGATAGGAATTTTAATAATGCTTCAGTGGCTGTTGTTAACGGCCCTTCCCTTTTAGGCGAAATCTTAGAAGAAAAATTCAGTTTTTTTAATATAGGTTCATCTGATAAAATCACAGCTGAATATTTATCTGAAGTTTATACATCTCATTTCATCAACACTTCAGTTACAGATGATGTGATTGGAATGGAAATTGTGGGAGTGGCAAAAAATCCAATGGCGATTGCCAGTGGGATTGTATCCTTACTGCCTCGTTATGGATCAAACCTACTCGGAGAAATTCTCTCAGTTGGTTTCCAAGAAGTAAGAGACCTTGCGATGCGTTATGGTGCAAGACCTGACACTGTGATGGGTAGGTCTGGACTCGCAGATTTTATCACAACTGCAACAAGTAACAAAAGCAGAAACAGAGGGTTTGGTCAAAAGATTGTAGGCGAACTTTTGTCAGGTGGAGAAAAATTAAGTATCAAAGATCGAATCGAAATCTTTTTTGCTCCTCGTTCCTTCATTGAGAGAGAATCCACAAAATGGCACGATAACGTGGAAGGAACCTATGCACTCAGCATTCTCATCGAACTTGCCAATGAGATTCGCCTTCCCTTTACCCTTCACAGAACTTTATTCGATGTATTAACCCGTAAACAACCACCTGGTTCACTCATCGATTTAATCTGCGGTAAAAAAACAGAAGCTAAGAACATTCCGCTTGTGGTCCAAAAGAAAGTTGGGCTCAATCTTACCTCTGGAATTGATTTTCATAATCTATTAGTAGATCGAATCCTAAAACAAATCAGCAATGTTCCAGGTACCATTAGCAGAGTGAAAAAACAATCTTCTGCTGTAATTGAATCCACTCAAAAACGACTTACAAAAGCGAAACGTAAAAAACAAAAACTAGAAGAAGTTAAGTTTGAATCAGAAATCGAAATTTGGCAACGATTCCAAAATTGCCAAAAAGATGAAGAACTCACTTCCATCAAAGAGTTGGTTCGTTTTTATGTAAATGAAATCGCCGATAATTATAGCCCGACAGTACGTGAGTCTGTTTTAAGATTTGTTGCACCGATTCGATTGTTTTCTGGTGGTTTTCTCAAAGGTTCCATGATCCCACATATCGGTGGTAAAACGGAAGTTGTAAAAGCTCTCTCCTCTAAGTATAACTTGTTATATGCACCGACTCACAGATCACATTTAGATTCGGTTGAAGTTGCTTATTCACTATTTCATTTAGGATTACCTGTTCCTCGTTATGCGGCAGGTATCAATTTAATGTCCAATCCATTTTGGGAGTGGATGTTAAAATCGTTGGGTGCTTATGCAGTGGATCGAGAACGAACTAGGAATAGTTTGTATCTTGAATGTTTGACACTATATTCACAAGTGATGCTTGAACAAGGAATTCCATCTTTAGTGTATCCTGAAGGAACCAGATCAAGAACCGGTGCAATTGTACCAGTAAAAACGGGACTGCTCACTACGGCAGTAAATGCATTCCGAAGTTCTGGAACAGAGATTGTGATTGTACCGATCTCAGTCTCATATGAAACCGTTCCTGAAGATAACCAGTTCTGCAATATACCAGAAGAACTTGGGATGGCAGGATTTTTAGCAAAACGATCCAATGTTTACGTTGAATTTTGTGATCCGATTCCGATTTCGGAATATGCTCATACAGAAGATCCTACCATTGAATTGAGTTATCGTATCACAAAGGGTTGGAAACAATACCATAAGATTTTACCAAATCAAATCGTTGCAAAGATCTTAGTGGAGAATGATTATTCAGTAGAAGTCTCTCAAAGTACAATGTTAATTGAAGACTTTATTTCAAGACATGATGGTAATTATTTGATCCGGGATCCTGAAGAAATTTGGGAGAAAGGTAAAAAGATTTTAGAAAAACGTAAAATGATAGAAGAGGCAAATCGAATGGTTCATTCTAAAAATGACGCTCTTCTACTGTATTATGCAAGTATGATTCCTGAAGATGAAGACAAAAAATACTAGTTATCTTTCATTTGATGCTGCTACTGAATTAAAACTTAAGATAACTGAATAAAGACTAAACATTTTGTATCGGAAGTTTTCCTCGTTTCCGAATGTAGATAGTTTTATCTAGTGTAGCAACTATACTATTCGATTCATCAAAGATATTTGTGGTAAAATGAAATTCTCCTTTTCGTTTTGCCTCAATTTCAGTTTTGATCTTTTGGATTTCCTCATCTGGAATCGAAAATCTAGCTTTCACTTTTCCCTTACCTGGTTTGATAAAGCTCATTGATCCAATTTTATCCCAAACAATATAATCAGAACCTAATGTTTCTAATAAAATTAACATAAAAAAAGGATCACACATTGAGTACAAAGAACCACCAAAATGTACACCAACATAATTTCGATTGTAAAATCTTAACTTCATTTCCACTTCGAATGAAGTTAAATCCTTTGCTATCTTTTTAATCCGTATTCCCGCACCTATGTAAGGTGGATAAAAATTATATAGCCAAATCTTAAATCTTTTTCTCCAAGAGATTGGTCTCATGAAATGATTGATTCCTTCTTTTTGTGTTTTGAGTTGATTAGATATACTGCTAACATTGCCAATGCACCACCAATGATCACTGGAATTTGAACAACTTCATCCAAAATGAAATAACTACTCAAATAGGCAGACAGAGGAACGATAAATATAAAACTACTCGCAATTTCGGATCCAAGTCTTGTTGCTGCATAAAAATAAACAGTTGTTCCAAAGGTAGTTGAGATCACAGTCAGATAAAAAATTGCAAACCAAAACTTATACCCAAAATCCCAAACCTTCCAAAAGTTAGGGTCATTCCAACAGAATAAAAGTTCTAAAATAGATCCAACGCCATAGACATAAAAACTATAGGTAATCGGAGACATTGATTTCCCAGTTTTTTGACTATTGAGTGAAAGTGTCGCCCAAACAAAGGAACATAACAAAAAGAATAAGTTACCAGATAACAAAAGATAATCGATACTTATTTTCCAAACTTGTAGAATTACCAATCCACCAATAAAACCAAAAAATAGCCCTAAAACTTGGCGTTTACTGATAGATTTTTTTTGAACTAAAAATACTATAAAAAACGTTACAATAGGATTTAAAGTTGTAACAAGTACACCACCAGCACCTGGTAATCCATTCTTTAAACCCAAAAAGAAAAATTGATTGTACAATGTGTAAATGATCCCACCGATGAATACATTCCAATAATCTTTTCCTGATTTTAATCGGATTGGCAATCGCATAACAAACAAAATTGGAATGACTGATAAAAAGGTAGCAAGGAACCTCCAAAACACTAATACAGGAACCGGTACCGAACCTGCAATCATCTTGGCAATGGGCCAAGAGAATCCCCAAGAAACCATCGCAAGGATCAGAAGTAATAAAAATTTAATGTTCAAATGAAGTTTCCTTTAATTAAAAAATTCAAACAATAGGTCGTTAAAAAAGACAGTGGAATTCCAATTCCTAACATAAGACTTGCTAAATGTGGTGATATGTTT contains the following coding sequences:
- a CDS encoding CAP domain-containing protein → MKLQTNTNQTPKQKNPSLLGISFLALFVFTLCKTPEVKKAPVVVVEEPKKVEQVVEKQDPNLAFLESIEDGRELPDSDKWKVEQYESFNEDTFPSYGPANATIDFAKVDYPLLNAAIFYVTSKERKQLGLRPFKYSERCEQAAFGHAQDMVTYDFYSHTSTVNGKETLRDRLDLVGFSETYSAENIINAFGIQYQSGRPVFTPAQNGGPFFSYTKAGTPIPNHTYLSLAKAVVEIWFNSPGHRKNILNPEFNYMGAGAYFYKDKKFFDVDKVKAVQVFTGKP
- the ftsH gene encoding ATP-dependent zinc metalloprotease FtsH, with the protein product MNKNIKTVFLFLLVFLVILATVYKGQDFAGKPDEISYSDFLNMVEPIEGKKPIGKITSKDGKDISSKQQIIIDKELIEGWYIPENSKDNKPKPFKTNVAQVNDDLVTKLRKSRLSFTAKSTEENKFWSVVSGIIPWLFALGIIWFIMMRQLQASGNKAFTFGKSRAKMNVDPKVKVTFNDVAGCEEAKVELLEIIEFLKDPKKFQAIGARIPKGVLLVGPPGTGKTLLAKAVAGEAGVPFFSISGSDFVEMFVGVGASRVRDLFDQGKKNAPCIIFIDEIDAVGRLRGAGLGGGHDEREQTLNQMLVEMDGFEMNEGVIVMAATNRADVLDPALLRPGRFDRQVIVDLPDLKGREEILAVHAKKVPLVSDISLNSIARGTPGFTGADLANLINEAALLAARRNKKRVTQEELEEARDKVMMGPERKSMFISDKEKEMTAYHEAGHALLGTLLPYTEPVHKVTIIPRGRALGLTQSLPVEDRHSYRKNYCLDRIVMSMGGYIAEELIFGDPSNGSSNDIQQATNIARRMVCEWGMSEKLGTIHYGSGESSPFMGRDYGHTSKPYSEEFAAMIDQEVKRIIQTCLDKGRDLVKKNQKKLDAIAKALLAKETIDAQELTDIVQPSFDKFSDSKPGVGSKKGKGSSATKPAYSA
- a CDS encoding DUF4442 domain-containing protein, with the translated sequence MSWRKRFKIWLYNFYPPYIGAGIRIKKIAKDLTSFEVEMKLRFYNRNYVGVHFGGSLYSMCDPFFMLILLETLGSDYIVWDKIGSMSFIKPGKGKVKARFSIPDEEIQKIKTEIEAKRKGEFHFTTNIFDESNSIVATLDKTIYIRKRGKLPIQNV
- a CDS encoding 1-acyl-sn-glycerol-3-phosphate acyltransferase, translated to MQITYNDLKQAVLGSGPMGIIIASILAEKYDSITLWIPDKEFVELLKKRRQTEIMGKTIELPDHIDIVSSLDAFGRDDWAFHIAVPSRSFLDSVHSLIEVLEPFNNYVFSFLTKGILDSKNRKKTGFITYSQYLQNYLSDRNFNNASVAVVNGPSLLGEILEEKFSFFNIGSSDKITAEYLSEVYTSHFINTSVTDDVIGMEIVGVAKNPMAIASGIVSLLPRYGSNLLGEILSVGFQEVRDLAMRYGARPDTVMGRSGLADFITTATSNKSRNRGFGQKIVGELLSGGEKLSIKDRIEIFFAPRSFIERESTKWHDNVEGTYALSILIELANEIRLPFTLHRTLFDVLTRKQPPGSLIDLICGKKTEAKNIPLVVQKKVGLNLTSGIDFHNLLVDRILKQISNVPGTISRVKKQSSAVIESTQKRLTKAKRKKQKLEEVKFESEIEIWQRFQNCQKDEELTSIKELVRFYVNEIADNYSPTVRESVLRFVAPIRLFSGGFLKGSMIPHIGGKTEVVKALSSKYNLLYAPTHRSHLDSVEVAYSLFHLGLPVPRYAAGINLMSNPFWEWMLKSLGAYAVDRERTRNSLYLECLTLYSQVMLEQGIPSLVYPEGTRSRTGAIVPVKTGLLTTAVNAFRSSGTEIVIVPISVSYETVPEDNQFCNIPEELGMAGFLAKRSNVYVEFCDPIPISEYAHTEDPTIELSYRITKGWKQYHKILPNQIVAKILVENDYSVEVSQSTMLIEDFISRHDGNYLIRDPEEIWEKGKKILEKRKMIEEANRMVHSKNDALLLYYASMIPEDEDKKY
- a CDS encoding DASS family sodium-coupled anion symporter codes for the protein MIRAGLLFSTLSIFPAIFGLYQSWLGLTPAQEINLAIALVVSFLWVTELIPLYVTGFLVLFLELVWLIPGWGPGAPKTITFLSCYFSETILLFLGGFVISSAISFYGLDVTIAKFVIKNTKGSAFLLVLSLGFATAFLSCWMNNTATAAMMLGLVSSMMKSLDENSPLRKSILFMVPFSANLGGIGTPVGTLPNVIGIAYLQEKGFQIGFLDWMAFAFPVFILSVLALAGILYIVYLKKEKSIQSIRLIQVQEENTSVSSQRKLISIVIILITILGWISSDWHGISNGTVALFPVIVFFGFSLLDLKEFRNLSWDVLILMGGGIALGKAFEETGLAKHFVTLLMLGDSSQLGLFLFFSILSLFLSCFLSNTSVANLILPITMGLPTDLILPAAIGATIGASLAMPLPVSTPPNALAFSYGGIRSLEMVKIGGSISIVAWVFFTVVGGFLLHQLHIVDFSKF
- the pth gene encoding aminoacyl-tRNA hydrolase, which translates into the protein MKLIVGLGNPGDKYNNNRSNIGFKILDVIANNIGIEIKTKKKKSLIGRGDFEGDEVVLLKPQTFSELSGESVLYIASFLKIQVKDIVVIHEDVGLELGQIVVTKGGENDTNPGVNSISVSLRSPNFIRIRIGVLNSSYNPKKREDFLREDFEPLENLSLIQIINDAEAAIRSISMGDIDEVIQKYHL
- a CDS encoding DMT family transporter, whose protein sequence is MNIKFLLLLILAMVSWGFSWPIAKMIAGSVPVPVLVFWRFLATFLSVIPILFVMRLPIRLKSGKDYWNVFIGGIIYTLYNQFFFLGLKNGLPGAGGVLVTTLNPIVTFFIVFLVQKKSISKRQVLGLFFGFIGGLVILQVWKISIDYLLLSGNLFFLLCSFVWATLSLNSQKTGKSMSPITYSFYVYGVGSILELLFCWNDPNFWKVWDFGYKFWFAIFYLTVISTTFGTTVYFYAATRLGSEIASSFIFIVPLSAYLSSYFILDEVVQIPVIIGGALAMLAVYLINSKHKKKESIIS
- a CDS encoding 50S ribosomal protein L25/general stress protein Ctc, with product MEKITIKAQPRTSTGKGPARRMRVEGLVPANIIGNGEAKSASVVEKEIQRLIDSGIRKATLIDLELDGKSERVFVKEIQRFPHTGQIRHIDFYKVTPGKKIQTTVAIKTSGVAKGSKAGGQFEHLVHEIKVKSTPEDLTDVITVDVSGLDVGMMIKVSELPHPKSWEILVNGDPIVASCNKTKAILAAERAEKAEADAKGKPAAKKAAKK
- a CDS encoding EVE domain-containing protein, coding for MKYWLFKTEPDVFSIDDLIREKLSYWEGVRNYQARNYLRDEVKLGDLVLFYHSRLEPPGVVGIAEVAKEASPDPYQFDPNHKYFDPKLKGKEPRWFGVHLKPHTKFKEMISLDLLKKTKGLESMVVTQKGSRLSIQPVTKKEFEIVTKLAGVTVK